The Calditerrivibrio nitroreducens DSM 19672 genome window below encodes:
- the yajC gene encoding preprotein translocase subunit YajC, which translates to MFESLAYASNGASQGGNPLAGLIPLILIFGVFYFLLIRPQQKRQKEHMKLLESLKAGDEVITTGGIYGRIDRVIDQNTFDVEIAKNVIVRMTKNAVAGKITQQTSNNQ; encoded by the coding sequence ATGTTTGAATCATTAGCTTATGCATCAAATGGAGCATCACAGGGAGGCAACCCATTGGCAGGTCTCATCCCCCTTATACTTATTTTCGGAGTATTTTATTTTCTGTTGATAAGACCCCAGCAAAAAAGGCAGAAAGAGCATATGAAATTGCTTGAATCATTAAAGGCTGGAGATGAAGTAATCACCACAGGTGGCATATATGGGAGGATCGATAGAGTTATCGATCAAAACACATTTGACGTGGAAATAGCAAAAAATGTGATAGTAAGAATGACCAAAAATGCAGTGGCTGGAAAAATAACCCAACAGACTTCAAATAATCAATAA